In Candidatus Nitrosarchaeum limnium SFB1, the following proteins share a genomic window:
- a CDS encoding SAM-dependent methyltransferase, with amino-acid sequence MPWYEKNLDLDLSEEIQFLKKGNFLDLGTGPGTQAIELAKKGFRVTGSDISRSAIEKARLSTKNVNFEIDDILNSKFESESFDYILDRGCFHVLAIDDRETYLNQIKRILKKNGIIFLKCMSKDEKNLPDDKGPHKFFKNEIVQYFQNDFDIKKSKDTVYYGTLKPLPKALFFVMKKSVKI; translated from the coding sequence ATGCCATGGTATGAAAAAAATTTAGATTTAGACCTAAGTGAAGAGATTCAATTCTTAAAAAAAGGAAATTTTTTAGATTTAGGCACGGGTCCGGGAACACAGGCAATCGAATTAGCAAAAAAAGGGTTTAGAGTTACGGGTTCGGATATCTCCAGATCAGCTATTGAAAAGGCCAGACTATCCACAAAAAATGTAAATTTCGAAATTGATGATATTCTTAATTCAAAATTTGAGAGTGAGTCTTTTGACTATATATTAGATAGAGGTTGTTTTCATGTTTTAGCAATAGATGATAGAGAAACATATTTGAATCAAATTAAGCGAATTTTAAAGAAAAATGGAATAATATTTCTAAAATGTATGAGTAAAGATGAAAAAAACTTACCAGATGATAAAGGACCTCATAAATTTTTCAAAAATGAGATAGTACAATATTTTCAAAATGATTTTGATATTAAAAAAAGTAAAGACACAGTATATTATGGAACACTGAAACCATTACCAAAGGCACTGTTTTTTGTGATGAAAAAATCAGTTAAGATTTAA
- a CDS encoding GTP cyclohydrolase IIA — protein sequence MIQLSILKITGYGPWTLTLGSDREHALQMLQASIYKEIQQLFSEKNCLVFLNRADEFFVVSNGLTLEDHIEIQKNLEKSFDVKFSISLGYAESPFKANLKAYEGKINEIVLSKEHTIFGFIDGKSEPKVSIMHFDVENLTSRRKTKSPYEITLTIFELYAKMAKFFSKKNSLTFFMGGDNFMVVASEEAKNSVSEFIELIKNENDITLNCGIGNGKTARDAANLATKSLDTIREIRDSGKEKPSVYELSC from the coding sequence ATGATCCAACTCAGCATATTGAAGATAACTGGTTATGGTCCATGGACTCTAACGCTTGGTAGTGATAGAGAACATGCATTACAAATGCTTCAAGCGTCAATATACAAAGAAATCCAACAATTATTTTCAGAAAAAAACTGCCTTGTTTTTTTGAATCGAGCTGATGAATTTTTTGTAGTTTCAAATGGTTTAACATTAGAGGATCATATAGAAATTCAAAAAAATCTTGAAAAATCTTTTGATGTTAAATTCTCAATATCTTTAGGATATGCTGAATCACCTTTTAAAGCAAATCTTAAGGCGTATGAAGGAAAAATTAATGAAATTGTCCTTAGTAAGGAACATACAATTTTTGGTTTCATTGATGGCAAATCTGAACCAAAAGTTTCCATAATGCACTTTGATGTTGAAAATTTAACTTCTAGAAGAAAAACTAAATCTCCGTATGAAATCACTCTAACAATTTTTGAACTATATGCAAAAATGGCCAAGTTTTTTTCCAAAAAAAATTCTCTAACATTTTTTATGGGTGGGGATAATTTTATGGTAGTTGCAAGCGAAGAAGCAAAAAATTCTGTAAGTGAATTTATTGAACTAATTAAAAATGAAAATGACATTACTTTGAATTGTGGAATAGGTAATGGAAAAACTGCCAGAGATGCTGCCAATCTTGCAACTAAATCTCTTGATACAATTAGAGAAATTAGAGATTCTGGAAAAGAAAAACCAAGTGTTTATGAATTATCATGCTAA
- a CDS encoding GTP1/OBG protein, whose translation MNSAILITYDKEDAVNEAIGLCDAAGIQVIHTIKQNFLKRPKYGIGGGVLEKLEEISEKLKPDIIVFDEILKPSQNYNLASVLHREILDREALILEIFESRASSAESKLQVKLAQLRYEMVRAKEKIRLSSMGEQPGFMGIGKFEIDVYHNDIKHRMQTVKEKLERAGKQRELHRQGRKRLGFKTISLAGYTSSGKTTLFNKITGETKEQSKSLFTTLSTTTRRFSIDHEPYLIADTVGFISKLPAYMIDAFKSTLEELVHTDVIIVVVDISDTLFELKKKFASCMRTLSELGVEMDKIIFTLNKSDLLSVDEIEEKIELLNLKDYKKRIAVSAKTGNNIGELKELAKNIIQSQKSPEYKKDSWKEFHKSYGT comes from the coding sequence ATGAATTCTGCAATACTAATTACGTATGATAAAGAAGATGCGGTAAACGAAGCTATTGGATTATGTGATGCTGCAGGAATTCAAGTCATACATACGATAAAACAGAATTTTCTAAAAAGACCAAAATATGGCATAGGTGGTGGAGTTTTAGAAAAACTCGAAGAGATTTCAGAAAAACTCAAACCAGATATTATTGTGTTTGATGAAATATTAAAGCCTAGCCAAAATTACAATCTAGCTTCAGTATTACATAGAGAGATTCTTGATAGAGAAGCATTAATTCTAGAAATTTTTGAAAGTAGAGCATCTAGTGCTGAATCTAAATTACAAGTGAAATTGGCTCAATTACGATATGAGATGGTCAGAGCAAAAGAAAAAATTCGTCTTTCAAGCATGGGTGAACAACCAGGATTCATGGGAATAGGAAAATTTGAGATTGATGTTTATCATAACGACATCAAACATAGAATGCAAACAGTAAAAGAAAAACTTGAAAGAGCAGGAAAACAAAGAGAGCTTCACAGACAAGGTAGAAAGAGACTCGGATTCAAAACAATATCACTTGCAGGATATACTTCATCAGGAAAAACTACATTATTTAATAAAATTACAGGAGAAACTAAAGAACAAAGTAAAAGTCTCTTTACAACCTTATCTACAACAACAAGAAGATTTTCAATTGATCATGAACCGTATTTAATTGCAGATACAGTTGGATTTATCAGTAAATTACCGGCATACATGATAGATGCTTTCAAATCCACTTTAGAGGAATTAGTTCATACAGATGTCATAATAGTAGTAGTAGACATTAGTGATACTTTATTTGAATTGAAAAAGAAATTTGCAAGTTGTATGAGAACTTTAAGTGAATTGGGAGTTGAAATGGACAAGATAATTTTTACATTAAATAAATCAGATTTATTATCTGTTGATGAAATTGAAGAAAAAATAGAACTTCTTAATTTAAAAGATTATAAAAAACGAATTGCAGTGTCAGCTAAAACAGGAAATAATATTGGTGAATTAAAGGAATTAGCCAAAAATATTATTCAAAGTCAAAAATCACCTGAATACAAAAAAGATTCTTGGAAGGAGTTTCACAAATCATATGGTACTTGA
- a CDS encoding ubiquitin-associated domain-containing protein: MMRGGNREMRRMMDKMGLDMKEIPNVQEVIIKTDKKEIIVSKPSVTEMKAKDNSIFTVTADSYEERELEVPIFSDEDIQLVSQQAGVDEEKAKNALEEAKGDLARAILLLTSG; the protein is encoded by the coding sequence ATGATGCGCGGTGGTAATCGTGAAATGAGAAGAATGATGGACAAAATGGGATTAGATATGAAAGAAATTCCTAATGTCCAAGAGGTAATAATCAAAACTGACAAAAAAGAGATTATTGTTTCAAAACCATCCGTTACAGAGATGAAGGCAAAAGATAATTCTATTTTTACTGTTACTGCAGACAGCTATGAGGAAAGGGAATTAGAGGTACCAATTTTTTCAGATGAAGATATTCAATTAGTAAGTCAACAAGCTGGTGTAGATGAAGAAAAGGCCAAAAATGCACTTGAAGAAGCCAAAGGCGATCTAGCAAGAGCAATCTTGCTTTTAACTTCTGGATGA
- a CDS encoding hypothetical protein (hypothetical protein Nmar_1609), translating into MAYSTFGQVVGVRKYVNGNIEIDFYHDDEIIEYKYSVNSNVPGNFPKELAETLASTLATDICIEIYFEENGNPSHIELEECDYDDEDE; encoded by the coding sequence TTGGCTTACAGTACTTTTGGTCAAGTTGTTGGAGTAAGAAAATATGTTAATGGAAATATTGAGATAGATTTCTATCATGATGATGAAATAATTGAATACAAATATTCTGTCAATTCTAATGTACCAGGTAATTTTCCAAAGGAATTAGCTGAAACTTTAGCCTCAACTTTAGCAACTGACATATGTATTGAAATTTACTTTGAGGAAAATGGAAATCCATCACATATTGAATTAGAAGAATGTGATTATGATGATGAAGATGAATAG
- a CDS encoding hypothetical protein (hypothetical protein Nmar_1601) — protein sequence MSNLAESKVTGIIQSLNGLEDNLDSLNSKVGDMKKQLNVKALNEIDKLLEKTREMATKEAELIINASKSKATTESTKITKEGQQKVSEIQSNIDAHFDEAVKHVVSTVLKA from the coding sequence ATGAGTAATTTAGCCGAATCAAAAGTAACTGGAATAATTCAATCTTTGAATGGATTGGAAGACAATTTGGATTCACTTAACAGCAAAGTTGGAGATATGAAAAAACAGCTAAATGTAAAGGCGTTAAATGAAATTGATAAACTTTTAGAAAAAACACGAGAAATGGCTACAAAAGAGGCTGAACTTATTATTAACGCCTCAAAATCAAAAGCAACTACGGAATCTACAAAAATCACCAAAGAAGGCCAACAAAAAGTGTCAGAAATTCAATCTAACATAGATGCTCATTTTGATGAAGCAGTCAAACATGTCGTGTCAACTGTTTTGAAGGCATAA
- a CDS encoding aldehyde dehydrogenase, which produces MDKEQVFQLVGKARRAFPEWKKDYEKRRSYIYNLVEYLKKNKMELAKVATSEMGKTIKESIGEVEKCAWALEYYADNGDSLLADEVLNTDARKSFLTFEPLGVIGSIMPWNFPYWQALRFAAPCLMAGNVIVMKPASVTMQSGIEIEKAFTESGMPDGIFQTVIGSVESANHLIDSDVNAVTFTGSTTAGAKVGQRAAGNLKKCVLELGGSDPFIVLDDAIIEKAVDGAVKGRFINCGQSCVASKRFFVGKNIAKDFIELFIKKASQLKVGDPTSIETDIGPLSNKGGLETISGIVEDAKEKGAEILLGGSKIDSKGYFYQPTILTNVKQNMRIAKEETFGPVAPITVVENESEAVKLANDTEFGLGASIWTKDLAKAEKISRRIESGIVSVNNVVLSDPRIPFGGIKHSGFGRELSRYGILEFVNIKSVRFYDNLSHHHYVE; this is translated from the coding sequence ATGGATAAAGAACAAGTATTTCAGTTGGTTGGAAAGGCAAGAAGAGCTTTTCCAGAATGGAAAAAAGATTATGAAAAACGTAGAAGCTATATCTACAATTTAGTTGAATATTTAAAAAAGAATAAAATGGAATTGGCAAAAGTTGCAACATCTGAAATGGGAAAAACAATCAAAGAATCAATTGGAGAAGTTGAAAAGTGTGCATGGGCATTGGAATATTATGCAGATAATGGAGATAGTTTACTTGCTGATGAGGTATTAAATACAGATGCAAGAAAAAGTTTTCTTACTTTTGAACCACTTGGAGTTATTGGTTCTATTATGCCTTGGAACTTTCCTTATTGGCAAGCTCTAAGGTTTGCTGCCCCATGTTTGATGGCAGGAAATGTCATAGTGATGAAACCAGCTAGTGTAACCATGCAGTCAGGTATTGAAATTGAAAAAGCATTTACTGAATCAGGTATGCCAGATGGAATATTTCAGACAGTAATAGGAAGTGTAGAATCTGCCAATCACCTCATTGATTCAGATGTTAATGCTGTCACATTTACAGGAAGTACAACTGCTGGAGCGAAAGTAGGTCAAAGAGCTGCAGGTAATTTGAAAAAATGTGTTTTGGAGCTTGGAGGAAGTGATCCATTTATCGTACTAGATGATGCAATTATTGAAAAAGCTGTAGATGGTGCAGTTAAAGGTAGATTCATCAATTGTGGTCAGAGCTGTGTTGCATCAAAAAGATTCTTTGTTGGAAAAAACATTGCTAAAGATTTTATTGAATTATTTATCAAGAAGGCATCTCAATTAAAAGTTGGAGACCCCACATCAATTGAAACTGATATAGGACCATTATCAAACAAAGGTGGCTTAGAAACTATTTCAGGAATTGTTGAAGATGCAAAAGAGAAAGGTGCTGAAATTCTTTTAGGAGGTTCAAAAATCGATTCAAAGGGATATTTCTATCAGCCCACTATTCTTACAAATGTTAAACAAAATATGAGAATTGCAAAAGAGGAAACATTTGGTCCGGTTGCTCCAATAACAGTAGTTGAAAATGAAAGTGAGGCTGTTAAATTAGCAAATGATACAGAATTTGGATTGGGTGCCAGTATTTGGACTAAAGATCTAGCAAAAGCTGAGAAAATCTCTAGGCGAATAGAATCAGGAATAGTCAGTGTAAATAATGTAGTACTTTCAGATCCAAGAATTCCATTTGGGGGGATAAAACATAGTGGATTTGGGAGAGAATTATCAAGATATGGAATTCTTGAATTTGTGAATATTAAATCAGTGAGATTCTATGATAATCTAAGTCATCATCACTACGTAGAATAA
- a CDS encoding amidohydrolase — protein sequence MLIKNVSALLGKELDYVSHTNIKIQGNKFKKIHSKIGTKEESIDCEGLLLIPGFVNCHTHIGDSIGKDVTLNSSAEKRIHPVSGAKSKILKNTDKRYLANFMKTACQSMLNKGITTFVDFREGGIEGVHLLKQVVSESPIRSIILGRLEYYQGPNEIKKNIPLPTHKIDELTELLTNCDGLGVSGANENSSAVLNYYSRTTKIRAIHSSETIQSISTSKKITHKSETIRALKMKPHFLVHMTYASSRDLLAAKKIARGIVICPRANASLAEGIPDIELMKKSGCTIGLGTDNVMINSPDMFREMDYLWKITMGIHKKRVDPKEILKMATVNGGKILNKDIGIIENGKLADCIFLDKHALDLEPMHNPHASIVHRASESAIRAVMIGGKIIHGKI from the coding sequence ATGCTAATCAAAAATGTAAGTGCTCTATTAGGTAAAGAATTAGATTATGTTTCACATACTAACATAAAGATTCAGGGTAATAAATTCAAAAAAATTCATTCCAAGATTGGAACTAAAGAAGAATCTATTGACTGTGAAGGGTTATTACTAATTCCTGGATTTGTAAATTGTCATACTCATATTGGTGATTCTATTGGAAAAGATGTAACTCTTAACAGTTCAGCTGAAAAACGAATTCATCCAGTATCTGGAGCTAAATCCAAAATTCTAAAAAATACTGATAAAAGATACCTTGCAAATTTTATGAAAACCGCATGTCAATCAATGTTAAATAAAGGAATTACAACTTTTGTGGATTTTAGAGAGGGTGGAATTGAAGGAGTGCATTTACTCAAACAAGTAGTCTCTGAATCACCTATTCGTTCTATTATTCTTGGCAGGTTAGAATACTATCAGGGACCTAATGAAATTAAAAAAAACATTCCTTTACCCACGCATAAAATCGATGAACTGACAGAATTACTTACAAACTGTGATGGACTTGGTGTAAGTGGAGCAAATGAAAACAGTTCAGCAGTGTTGAACTATTACTCTAGGACAACAAAAATTCGTGCCATTCACTCATCAGAAACAATTCAAAGCATTTCTACATCAAAAAAGATTACCCACAAATCTGAAACCATACGTGCTTTGAAAATGAAACCTCATTTTCTTGTTCATATGACTTATGCCTCATCAAGGGATTTGCTTGCTGCTAAAAAAATAGCACGTGGAATTGTAATTTGTCCCAGAGCAAATGCTTCTCTCGCTGAAGGAATTCCTGATATTGAATTAATGAAAAAATCTGGATGTACAATTGGATTGGGCACTGACAATGTTATGATAAACTCTCCTGATATGTTTAGAGAAATGGATTACTTGTGGAAAATCACTATGGGTATTCATAAGAAAAGAGTTGATCCAAAAGAAATTCTAAAAATGGCAACTGTAAATGGTGGAAAAATTTTGAATAAAGACATAGGAATAATTGAAAATGGCAAACTTGCAGATTGCATATTTCTTGATAAGCATGCATTGGATTTAGAACCAATGCATAATCCACATGCATCTATTGTTCATAGGGCATCTGAATCTGCTATTAGAGCTGTAATGATAGGAGGTAAAATTATCCATGGAAAAATCTAG
- a CDS encoding PUA domain-containing protein, translated as MDQVLKLKYTLDALFGNGVSKYLPKNIEMTFSRKTGRIRTVTHEGKLLCTLRIDGGLAISPYFAQLLLKSKKFKENCLEVNQDAAPFVKEGKSVFCKHVVWCGKNIRIASDTPVLYDDKVIAVGKAILSSEMISDFNRGMAIRVRDSLKSPKGELSL; from the coding sequence ATGGATCAAGTTCTAAAATTAAAGTATACTCTTGATGCATTATTTGGAAATGGTGTTTCAAAATATTTGCCAAAAAATATTGAAATGACTTTTTCAAGAAAAACTGGTAGAATAAGGACTGTAACACATGAAGGAAAGTTGCTATGTACATTGAGAATAGATGGTGGTCTTGCTATTAGTCCATATTTTGCTCAGCTATTATTGAAAAGCAAAAAATTCAAAGAAAATTGTTTAGAAGTTAATCAAGATGCAGCTCCATTTGTTAAAGAAGGAAAATCTGTATTTTGTAAACATGTTGTATGGTGTGGTAAAAATATACGAATTGCTTCTGATACTCCAGTTTTATATGATGATAAAGTTATAGCAGTTGGTAAAGCAATCTTGTCGTCTGAGATGATTTCAGATTTTAATAGAGGGATGGCAATTCGAGTCAGAGATAGTTTAAAAAGTCCTAAGGGGGAATTATCATTATGA
- a CDS encoding transcription factor TFIIE, alpha subunit — protein sequence MIGGDEYLKVARSLLKAEDATDEEIASSTGLRINMVRKVLYDLFGKSLITGIRVKDERKGWFVYRWRTRREEVEHFIESQKKKITERLQQRFDYENYSDFYHCGNEDCNRVTFEDALEGMFKCPSCGSVLNLKKNDKSKKAYSKKIDEIKKDMQQTF from the coding sequence ATGATAGGAGGAGATGAATATCTCAAGGTTGCAAGATCACTTTTGAAAGCAGAAGATGCCACAGATGAAGAAATTGCAAGTTCTACAGGTTTGAGAATTAATATGGTTAGGAAAGTATTGTATGATCTATTTGGTAAATCATTGATCACTGGAATTAGGGTGAAAGATGAACGTAAAGGGTGGTTTGTGTATAGATGGAGAACTCGTAGAGAGGAAGTAGAGCATTTCATTGAAAGTCAAAAAAAGAAAATTACAGAAAGGCTACAGCAAAGATTTGATTATGAAAACTATTCTGATTTTTATCATTGTGGAAATGAAGATTGTAACCGAGTTACATTTGAAGATGCACTAGAAGGAATGTTCAAGTGTCCATCATGTGGAAGTGTATTGAATTTAAAAAAGAATGATAAATCAAAAAAGGCATACTCTAAAAAAATTGATGAGATTAAAAAAGACATGCAACAGACTTTCTAG
- a CDS encoding hemerythrin HHE cation binding domain-containing protein codes for MSTASLRKDHDLIEKVIKAMESTIQLLKDGKQIPESILLPVIDFSKNFTDVCHHSKEEKSLFPALEQAGMPTNMGPIAMMLIDHQRSRELGKEMESSAKTYLSSGDSTKLVTDLQQYVEHITEHLWKENNRLFMMAEARLQYVSKKINQELNDIEESKLRETGKTREHYEQLAETLTRDVSKQGN; via the coding sequence ATGTCCACTGCATCTTTAAGAAAAGATCATGATCTTATAGAAAAGGTCATCAAAGCAATGGAATCTACAATTCAACTTCTAAAAGATGGAAAGCAAATTCCTGAATCTATTCTCTTACCTGTTATTGATTTCTCAAAAAATTTTACTGATGTATGTCATCATAGTAAGGAAGAAAAATCGTTATTTCCAGCACTAGAACAAGCAGGGATGCCTACTAACATGGGTCCAATTGCAATGATGCTAATAGATCATCAGCGATCAAGAGAACTTGGAAAAGAAATGGAAAGTTCTGCTAAAACTTATCTCTCATCTGGTGATTCTACAAAATTAGTTACTGATTTACAACAGTACGTGGAACATATTACAGAGCATTTATGGAAAGAAAATAATAGATTGTTTATGATGGCAGAAGCTCGTCTACAATATGTTTCAAAGAAAATTAACCAAGAACTAAATGATATTGAAGAATCTAAACTAAGAGAAACTGGAAAAACTAGAGAGCATTACGAACAATTAGCTGAAACTCTAACACGTGATGTTTCTAAACAAGGAAATTAG
- a CDS encoding hypothetical protein (hypothetical protein Nmar_1606), whose amino-acid sequence MVLEVVRIGQRLVRDDRVTTHVALVARAFGCTKIFMTEVNPEIKDTVEKINKTWGGDFVVEFIDNWKSIVKKKKEEYKIVHLTMYGESIDDVDEQLRKEKNLLIVVGAEKVPREIYELADYNISIGNQPHSEISALAITLDRIQKGKQFKNSFSGAKRKIIPTKKGKNVFVSGTRD is encoded by the coding sequence ATGGTACTTGAGGTTGTAAGGATTGGGCAACGTCTAGTAAGAGATGACAGAGTAACTACTCATGTAGCATTGGTAGCAAGAGCATTTGGATGTACTAAAATTTTCATGACAGAAGTAAATCCAGAAATCAAAGACACTGTAGAAAAAATTAACAAAACTTGGGGTGGGGATTTTGTTGTTGAATTCATTGATAACTGGAAATCAATAGTAAAAAAGAAAAAGGAAGAATACAAAATAGTTCATCTTACCATGTATGGGGAAAGTATCGATGACGTAGATGAGCAGCTTAGAAAAGAGAAAAATTTGCTAATAGTTGTAGGTGCTGAAAAAGTACCAAGAGAGATATACGAACTTGCTGATTACAATATAAGTATAGGAAATCAACCTCACTCTGAAATTAGTGCATTGGCTATTACTCTGGATAGAATTCAAAAAGGAAAACAGTTTAAAAATAGTTTTTCAGGTGCGAAAAGAAAGATAATACCCACAAAAAAAGGTAAAAACGTATTTGTGAGTGGAACAAGGGATTAA
- a CDS encoding deaminase-reductase domain-containing protein, translated as MEKSRPHVILSAAISIDGKIASRSGDSKLSSQIDKVRLHKLRSKVDAILVGKNTVQRDDPLLTVRYTKGKNPIRIILDSQGTIPINSKILQTCDKVPTIIAVSRKISNENLKKLNKFPVEIIMSGENLVNIKSLMTSLSKRKIKTILVEGGGTVNWQFIQNKMFDEIFITISPFIIGGTDAVTFVQGKGFDKIIKSPKLRLNSIKKLENYLVLHYTKV; from the coding sequence ATGGAAAAATCTAGACCACATGTAATTTTAAGTGCAGCAATTTCCATCGATGGAAAAATTGCCTCACGTTCAGGTGATTCAAAACTTTCCTCACAAATCGATAAAGTTAGACTTCATAAACTCCGTTCAAAAGTTGATGCAATTCTTGTAGGTAAAAATACAGTACAAAGAGATGATCCGTTACTTACCGTACGATATACAAAAGGAAAAAACCCAATAAGAATTATTTTAGATTCCCAAGGAACTATACCAATTAATTCTAAAATCTTACAAACATGTGATAAAGTTCCAACAATTATTGCAGTGTCTAGAAAAATTAGTAATGAAAATTTAAAAAAATTAAATAAATTTCCTGTTGAAATAATTATGTCAGGTGAAAATCTAGTTAACATAAAATCTTTAATGACTTCACTAAGTAAAAGGAAAATCAAAACTATTTTAGTTGAAGGAGGCGGTACTGTCAACTGGCAATTTATTCAAAATAAAATGTTTGATGAAATTTTCATAACTATATCCCCATTTATTATTGGAGGAACAGATGCAGTAACATTTGTTCAAGGTAAAGGCTTTGATAAGATCATAAAATCTCCTAAACTCAGATTAAATTCAATAAAAAAACTAGAAAACTACCTTGTTTTACATTATACAAAAGTGTAA
- a CDS encoding phosphate uptake regulator, PhoU, whose translation MEEREETRKIQFTGKSSYIVSLPKQWVMDLGLKQGDQIRMIRKDSQTLEIYPPKFETRTQKKEDAVLEIDAEETSSIVRKLISLYFLGYKTINVKPKNGRLNPNQRNAVKEAVKRMLMGSEIISDSSNGIIIQVLVNLLELSVDGAIKRMIHLAKSMSSDAILAMSENNLELAQEVINTDDEVDRFGFYIIRQLKIAIQNEHMLKEMGFRNARDCLGYRLVVKNIERTGDHASFIANDILEFKKPLKKEIVEKIQDMNEFALSVLDDSCLALFKEDYMQAEKTIEKTNDIIKYEKKIRDSSKSLKDEEEVYRVRRITENIRRVAEYASDIAEIVLNMNIEKSLKKIQ comes from the coding sequence ATGGAAGAAAGAGAGGAAACTAGGAAAATTCAGTTTACCGGCAAATCATCGTATATTGTTTCCTTACCTAAACAATGGGTTATGGATCTTGGGCTAAAACAAGGAGATCAAATTAGAATGATAAGAAAAGACTCTCAAACATTAGAAATCTATCCGCCAAAATTTGAAACAAGAACTCAAAAAAAGGAAGATGCGGTTTTAGAGATTGATGCAGAGGAAACATCATCAATTGTAAGAAAATTAATTTCATTGTATTTTTTAGGTTATAAAACAATCAATGTAAAACCAAAAAATGGAAGATTAAACCCAAATCAACGAAATGCAGTAAAAGAAGCTGTAAAAAGAATGTTGATGGGATCTGAAATTATTTCAGATTCTAGTAATGGAATCATCATTCAGGTTTTAGTAAATTTGTTAGAACTCTCTGTTGATGGGGCAATCAAGAGGATGATTCACCTTGCCAAGTCAATGTCTAGTGACGCAATTTTGGCAATGAGTGAAAATAATTTGGAACTTGCACAAGAAGTGATCAACACAGATGACGAAGTGGATAGATTTGGATTTTATATTATTAGGCAATTAAAGATAGCAATTCAGAATGAACACATGTTAAAAGAAATGGGGTTTAGAAATGCACGTGATTGTCTTGGGTATAGATTAGTTGTAAAAAATATTGAGAGAACTGGAGATCATGCGTCATTTATTGCAAATGATATATTGGAATTTAAAAAACCATTGAAAAAAGAGATTGTAGAAAAAATTCAAGATATGAATGAATTTGCTTTATCAGTTTTAGATGATTCGTGTTTAGCATTATTCAAAGAAGATTACATGCAAGCTGAAAAAACCATTGAAAAAACAAATGACATAATAAAATATGAGAAAAAAATAAGGGATTCTTCAAAATCTCTTAAAGATGAAGAAGAAGTGTATAGAGTCAGAAGAATAACTGAAAACATACGAAGAGTGGCGGAATATGCTAGCGATATAGCAGAAATTGTTCTTAATATGAACATAGAAAAATCATTAAAGAAAATCCAATAA
- a CDS encoding hypothetical protein (hypothetical protein Nmar_1600), which translates to MSFDSIFPEDIPNYDGHLILTTRKEAPIECEKPMLHEDIFENHPTVIRGLMIQKLSLGYEEELIIGIDPGQRTGISIFYFGREIESSFISSTEELVLHIIEVLGGLRAKRKVVKIGNGNMKIAKEIVTMLNLTFCSSFELEFVDERKTSLKIKNFNQRGKRDMLSAKYILQREGFRYSILPLSITG; encoded by the coding sequence TTGTCTTTTGATTCTATTTTTCCTGAGGATATTCCAAATTATGATGGGCATTTAATTTTAACTACAAGAAAAGAAGCACCAATTGAATGTGAAAAACCAATGTTACATGAGGATATCTTTGAGAACCACCCTACGGTAATTAGAGGATTAATGATTCAAAAATTGTCTTTAGGTTATGAAGAGGAATTAATAATTGGAATTGATCCAGGACAACGTACAGGAATTTCTATCTTTTATTTTGGTAGGGAAATTGAAAGTTCATTTATTTCATCCACTGAAGAATTAGTATTGCATATTATAGAAGTATTAGGTGGTTTAAGGGCAAAACGAAAAGTAGTTAAAATTGGAAATGGAAATATGAAAATTGCAAAAGAGATAGTAACAATGCTTAATCTGACATTCTGTTCATCATTTGAATTAGAATTTGTTGATGAGCGAAAAACAAGTTTAAAAATTAAAAATTTTAATCAACGAGGAAAACGTGATATGCTTTCAGCAAAATATATTCTACAAAGGGAAGGTTTCCGATATTCTATTTTACCACTTTCAATTACTGGATAA